One genomic segment of Methanorbis rubei includes these proteins:
- a CDS encoding MmcQ/YjbR family DNA-binding protein — protein sequence MAYKQTSHTYHSLCTEGTRKMEIDEIFENRKIIPERLLSFGFVRQNEGYSYAAPLLDGRFQMSVIISEQGKVFTEVIDTISEYAYVLHRVADAEGEFVGRVRDEYECVLATINNACFERDVFKSSMTKEVISHVRETYGDELEFLWNRFPENAVFRRQDTAKWYAALLRIPKRKLGIDDDELIEIIDLRIISEEISSLIDNKKYFPGYHMNKKHWFTICLDGSVSAEEIFSRIEESYQLAKK from the coding sequence ATGGCATATAAGCAGACTTCTCATACATATCACAGTCTCTGCACAGAAGGAACACGCAAGATGGAGATCGATGAAATTTTTGAAAACCGAAAAATAATTCCTGAGCGACTCCTCTCCTTTGGATTTGTCCGGCAGAATGAAGGCTACAGCTATGCGGCCCCTCTTCTTGACGGACGATTTCAGATGTCCGTCATCATATCTGAACAGGGAAAAGTTTTCACCGAAGTTATCGATACCATCTCAGAGTACGCGTACGTTCTGCATCGTGTCGCTGATGCGGAAGGCGAGTTCGTCGGACGGGTGCGGGACGAGTACGAGTGTGTGCTCGCCACTATCAATAATGCCTGTTTTGAGCGTGACGTGTTCAAAAGTAGCATGACAAAGGAAGTCATCAGCCATGTCCGCGAGACCTATGGCGATGAGCTTGAGTTTTTATGGAACAGGTTTCCGGAGAATGCCGTGTTCCGAAGGCAGGACACCGCGAAATGGTACGCTGCCCTGCTCAGAATACCGAAAAGAAAACTGGGAATTGATGATGACGAGCTGATTGAGATCATCGACCTGCGGATAATTTCTGAGGAAATTTCCTCTCTCATCGATAACAAAAAATATTTTCCCGGATATCATATGAACAAAAAACACTGGTTCACGATATGTCTTGACGGCTCTGTTTCTGCCGAAGAAATATTTTCTAGGATAGAAGAAAGTTACCAGTTAGCGAAAAAATAG
- a CDS encoding tyrosine--tRNA ligase has translation MDAYELVTRNTAEIVTEDELRQLLNKPTKRVYTGYEPSGEIHLGHLVTINKLMDMKEAGFDVVVLIANLHAYLNRKGTFEQIKELAEYNKACIEACGLKGAEFVLGTDVQLTPKYQTEVLTLCQEITLNRATRSMDEVGRAMDNPMVSQMVYPVMQVVDIPTLNVDAAVGGIDQRKIHMLAREHLPSLGYKPPVCIHTPIVNGLDGQKMSSSKGNVVSVADSPEEIKKKMKKAFCPPETEGNPILQVFQYNIFPRMSEVVIRRPEKFGGNSEYQSYAELEAAYAAGKIHPMDLKAACGDSLTELLADAYAYVQSYKNKA, from the coding sequence ATGGACGCATACGAACTCGTCACCCGTAACACGGCGGAGATCGTCACCGAAGACGAACTCCGGCAATTGTTGAACAAACCAACAAAGCGGGTCTATACCGGGTATGAACCCAGCGGCGAGATTCACCTCGGTCACCTGGTGACCATCAATAAACTGATGGATATGAAAGAAGCAGGGTTTGACGTCGTGGTCTTGATCGCAAACCTGCACGCATATCTGAACCGGAAGGGAACCTTTGAACAGATAAAAGAGCTTGCCGAGTACAACAAGGCATGCATTGAGGCATGCGGTCTGAAGGGTGCTGAGTTTGTGCTTGGGACGGATGTTCAGCTGACGCCCAAATATCAGACCGAAGTTCTCACACTTTGTCAGGAGATAACCCTGAACCGTGCGACCCGAAGTATGGATGAGGTCGGTCGGGCAATGGATAATCCAATGGTTTCGCAGATGGTGTATCCTGTTATGCAGGTCGTTGACATCCCGACCCTCAACGTTGATGCGGCTGTTGGCGGGATTGATCAGAGAAAAATCCACATGCTTGCACGCGAACACCTGCCAAGCCTTGGTTACAAACCTCCAGTCTGTATCCACACACCGATTGTGAACGGACTCGATGGTCAGAAGATGTCCTCTTCAAAAGGAAATGTCGTCTCGGTCGCAGACTCTCCTGAGGAGATCAAGAAGAAGATGAAGAAGGCATTCTGCCCGCCGGAGACGGAAGGAAACCCGATTCTCCAGGTGTTCCAGTACAATATTTTCCCGCGGATGTCTGAGGTTGTCATCCGCCGCCCGGAAAAGTTCGGCGGAAACTCTGAGTACCAGAGCTATGCAGAACTTGAAGCAGCATATGCTGCAGGAAAAATTCACCCGATGGATCTTAAAGCCGCATGCGGCGACTCCTTAACAGAGTTACTCGCTGATGCGTATGCATATGTGCAGAGCTACAAAAACAAAGCATAA
- a CDS encoding ATP-dependent DNA helicase, translating to MKIDSLPIPISLRTKYSALGITELYPPQAKCVEAGLFNRKNQLVAIPTASGKTLVAEMAMQKEISDGGKCLYIVPLKALAAEKYEDFSGKEVKVGIATGDPDQRDEYLGRYDIIVATSEKTDSLLRNRAEWLKRVSLLVVDEIHLIGDPSRGATLEMVIAKLRYQNPNLQIIGLSATMGNPEELANWLNAALVTSEWRPVDLREGVYYNGAIHFHGSERILQTPKKDDDLNLLLDTAEEGGQCLVFVSSRRSAEAYAKRAAVVLKKKSEALDLYAEKIAKADTTPSGKVLANSVKNGAAFHHAGLPRAAREAVEEGFRKGEIQVIASTPTLAAGLNLPARRVIIRDYQRYEAGVGMNPIPVMEYRQMAGRAGRPRLDPYGEAVLIAKDRDAVDVLFEKFIDAPAENIASQCQKENELRNHLLALITTGFAKNRAELDGFMEKSFYASQKAVHRRLDRNIGKALSYLIESGMITEETGGELLGTSFGVLASRLYLDPETASLIRDILGKQETFSAFGMLHLLCMTPNMFRFYLKASDERLVDEVFSERGDELWCEELSEEFFAAVKTALVAEAWCEEVPEDVICENFGVGAGDIHAVVENLRWLMHASARIAHEFAPRFDTDVRDLEIRIENGVKEELLPLITLRGIGRIRARRLFDRGITTPEDLLSAEPKDVVGILGTVLTKSVLEQAAKKTGRTLDAVPLLIEEEAVPVKASETKPQKTLFDFGE from the coding sequence ATGAAAATAGACTCACTGCCCATTCCAATTTCCCTGCGCACGAAGTATTCGGCTCTGGGGATCACCGAACTGTATCCGCCGCAGGCGAAATGCGTAGAGGCGGGTCTGTTTAATCGAAAAAACCAGCTGGTGGCAATTCCTACCGCGTCCGGCAAGACACTTGTCGCAGAAATGGCGATGCAAAAGGAGATTTCGGATGGGGGAAAGTGTCTCTATATCGTTCCCTTGAAAGCGCTTGCCGCAGAAAAATATGAAGATTTTTCAGGAAAAGAAGTAAAAGTTGGTATCGCGACAGGGGATCCTGATCAGCGCGACGAATATCTGGGCCGCTATGACATCATTGTCGCGACGTCGGAGAAGACCGACTCACTGCTTCGCAACCGTGCAGAGTGGCTGAAGCGCGTTTCCCTACTTGTCGTGGACGAGATTCATCTGATCGGCGACCCTTCCCGGGGTGCGACACTTGAGATGGTGATAGCAAAGCTGCGGTACCAAAACCCGAACCTTCAGATCATCGGCCTCTCGGCAACGATGGGCAACCCTGAGGAGCTGGCGAACTGGCTGAACGCCGCGCTCGTCACGAGCGAGTGGCGGCCGGTTGACCTCCGCGAAGGTGTCTACTATAATGGTGCGATCCACTTCCATGGTTCGGAACGAATTCTGCAGACGCCGAAAAAAGATGATGACCTGAATCTTTTACTGGACACGGCTGAGGAAGGAGGCCAGTGTCTGGTGTTTGTTTCATCCCGCCGTTCTGCAGAAGCCTACGCAAAACGGGCCGCAGTTGTGCTGAAGAAAAAGTCCGAAGCTCTTGATTTGTATGCAGAAAAAATTGCCAAGGCCGACACAACTCCTTCAGGAAAAGTTCTGGCAAACTCGGTGAAGAACGGAGCCGCGTTTCATCATGCAGGTCTCCCCCGCGCTGCCCGTGAAGCAGTCGAAGAGGGATTCCGGAAAGGAGAGATTCAGGTCATCGCCTCAACTCCGACGCTTGCTGCCGGCCTGAACCTTCCTGCAAGGCGCGTGATCATCCGCGATTACCAGCGCTACGAGGCAGGTGTCGGCATGAATCCGATTCCTGTGATGGAGTACCGACAGATGGCAGGGCGTGCCGGACGGCCGAGGCTCGATCCGTACGGAGAAGCGGTGCTGATAGCAAAGGACCGCGATGCAGTGGACGTGCTGTTTGAAAAGTTCATCGATGCACCGGCAGAAAACATCGCGTCCCAGTGTCAGAAGGAGAATGAGTTGCGGAACCACTTGCTTGCGCTGATCACAACAGGTTTTGCAAAGAACCGTGCAGAGCTTGACGGATTCATGGAAAAATCCTTCTATGCAAGTCAGAAGGCGGTACACCGAAGACTTGACAGAAATATCGGCAAGGCACTCTCCTATCTGATCGAGTCAGGCATGATCACCGAAGAGACCGGGGGAGAACTCCTTGGAACTTCGTTTGGAGTTCTTGCGTCGCGCCTCTATCTGGATCCTGAGACCGCATCGCTTATCCGCGATATTCTTGGAAAGCAGGAGACCTTTTCTGCGTTTGGCATGCTGCATCTGTTGTGCATGACGCCTAATATGTTCAGATTTTATCTGAAGGCGTCTGATGAGCGGTTGGTGGATGAGGTGTTCTCTGAGCGAGGCGATGAGTTGTGGTGCGAGGAGCTTTCCGAGGAATTTTTTGCGGCCGTGAAGACAGCGCTCGTTGCCGAGGCATGGTGTGAGGAGGTGCCGGAAGACGTTATCTGCGAGAACTTTGGCGTGGGTGCGGGGGATATTCATGCGGTGGTGGAAAATCTCAGGTGGCTGATGCATGCATCAGCCAGAATTGCACATGAGTTTGCGCCGCGGTTTGACACGGACGTCCGGGACTTAGAGATACGGATCGAGAACGGTGTGAAAGAGGAGCTCCTGCCCCTCATTACCCTAAGGGGAATCGGTCGAATTCGTGCGAGGAGATTGTTTGACCGGGGCATTACGACACCCGAGGATCTGCTCTCAGCAGAGCCGAAGGATGTTGTCGGAATTCTCGGCACAGTGCTTACGAAGAGTGTTCTTGAACAGGCAGCAAAAAAAACCGGACGAACGTTGGACGCAGTCCCTCTTCTCATCGAGGAGGAAGCGGTTCCCGTGAAAGCGAGTGAAACAAAACCGCAGAAGACCCTGTTTGATTTTGGAGAGTAA
- a CDS encoding cation-transporting P-type ATPase gives MDKQDLSSGQSWYSLSVSDTESRLATSLEQGLSFPEVEERRKTFGGNVLQNEEKPSFIRVFLRQYRDYMQIILLAAAALSLYVGTFSTALLLFALTLLNAILGIRSERQAADSVAALKKMMKTTTRCLRDGELITLPIEELVPGDVVEFESGDIVPADGRIVYSASLEIEESALTGESQPVPKEITVLPTGDMPIGDQANMGFMNTVVTRGKGKMIVTGTGMNTEVGKIAGMLREVKEEKTPLTKKIDQLSIAIAIIAAIALILLISIGLYHGESFDDLFTLGIALAVAAVPTGLPVVMTMMLSVGTMDLAKRGAIVKRLPSVETLGSTSAICSDKTGTLTMNQMTAREIVVAGRTLTVTGEGYYPNGQIQHVGGAPIASLDPILLPMVLCSDATVSDGKLVGDPTEGALVILAEKGGLNTAATRAEYPRIAEVPFDSEYKFMATFHAMTDPNSGKKIVRCYVKGAPDVLVSRGVSYIDTNKTVSPLAGSESAILAANDDLAKKGLRVMMIAYRDFEPITFDSSSVTPESIKDLTIVAMVGIIDPPRPEVKEAITTCKTAGIRVRMITGDHGTTAGAIADQLGISGKVITGAEMSAMSDEQLRSLIDDIGVVARVAPEHKVRLVQTLKEKGDIVAMTGDGVNDAPALKAADIGVAMGITGTEVSKESAEMILTDDNFATIVTAVRQGRVLYDNMLKFIRFQMANLMAYILLFLFAALFVGAYTGIFAPVQTLFISYFVTVPVGIALCYDTASPGIMTKKPRPKNERIMSGWFTVRMILVGIYWGAAPLAGYIWIEATGGTPEQAIAMTMITFILLHIPFTANLRFPDTSIFTREFLTNRALFIMFLVVIAWAVILTEIGFMQSLFGTAALGEQAWFVAIMIAVIALFLGEAGKAIARKVLKRSPAGAAVPA, from the coding sequence ATGGATAAACAGGATCTTTCCTCCGGGCAATCCTGGTACTCCCTGTCTGTTTCGGATACCGAGAGCCGTCTTGCAACTTCTCTTGAGCAGGGTCTCTCGTTCCCCGAGGTAGAGGAGCGCAGGAAAACATTTGGCGGCAATGTACTGCAAAATGAGGAGAAGCCAAGTTTCATCAGGGTTTTTCTTCGCCAGTACCGCGACTACATGCAGATAATTCTGCTTGCAGCTGCGGCCCTGAGTCTGTATGTCGGTACCTTCAGCACCGCATTACTTTTGTTTGCCTTAACACTGCTGAACGCCATTCTTGGCATTCGTTCCGAACGCCAGGCCGCAGACAGTGTTGCGGCGCTGAAAAAAATGATGAAGACCACCACCCGCTGCCTTCGTGACGGCGAGTTGATAACGCTCCCAATCGAAGAGCTCGTTCCGGGAGACGTGGTGGAGTTTGAAAGCGGCGACATTGTTCCTGCCGACGGCAGAATTGTTTACTCTGCAAGCCTTGAGATCGAAGAGTCGGCCCTGACCGGTGAGAGCCAGCCGGTTCCAAAGGAGATAACCGTTCTTCCGACAGGCGATATGCCGATTGGTGATCAGGCCAACATGGGATTCATGAACACGGTCGTGACCCGCGGCAAAGGAAAAATGATCGTGACCGGCACCGGCATGAATACCGAGGTCGGAAAAATTGCCGGTATGCTTCGCGAGGTCAAGGAAGAGAAGACCCCACTGACAAAAAAGATCGATCAGCTCAGCATCGCGATTGCAATTATTGCAGCCATTGCCCTCATTCTTCTGATCAGTATCGGCCTTTATCACGGCGAGTCGTTTGATGATCTCTTCACGCTCGGCATTGCGCTTGCGGTCGCGGCAGTACCGACCGGCCTTCCTGTCGTGATGACGATGATGCTCTCGGTCGGCACGATGGACCTCGCCAAACGCGGAGCAATTGTGAAGCGGCTCCCGTCTGTTGAGACGCTCGGCTCAACCTCTGCCATATGTTCGGACAAAACAGGAACCCTGACGATGAACCAGATGACTGCAAGAGAAATTGTTGTCGCGGGCCGCACTCTCACGGTTACCGGAGAGGGATACTATCCGAACGGTCAGATTCAGCATGTTGGCGGCGCCCCGATCGCTTCACTTGACCCGATTCTTCTGCCGATGGTTCTCTGTTCTGACGCGACAGTATCGGACGGAAAGCTCGTCGGTGATCCAACCGAAGGGGCTCTTGTGATTCTTGCGGAGAAGGGAGGCCTCAACACTGCGGCGACGCGGGCAGAGTACCCGCGAATTGCTGAAGTTCCCTTTGACTCCGAGTACAAGTTCATGGCAACGTTTCATGCAATGACCGACCCGAACTCCGGCAAAAAAATTGTCCGATGTTATGTGAAAGGTGCGCCTGACGTTCTCGTCTCCCGCGGTGTTTCGTATATTGATACGAACAAAACCGTCTCTCCCCTTGCCGGATCCGAGTCCGCGATTCTTGCGGCAAACGATGATCTTGCGAAAAAAGGTCTGCGAGTGATGATGATAGCCTACCGCGACTTTGAGCCGATCACATTTGATTCTTCTTCAGTTACGCCTGAAAGTATCAAAGATCTCACGATCGTTGCGATGGTCGGCATTATTGATCCGCCGCGTCCTGAGGTGAAGGAGGCAATTACCACCTGTAAGACCGCCGGCATCCGGGTCAGGATGATCACTGGGGATCATGGAACAACTGCCGGAGCAATTGCCGATCAGCTTGGCATCTCCGGAAAAGTGATCACAGGTGCTGAGATGTCTGCGATGTCGGATGAACAGCTTCGCTCTTTGATCGATGATATCGGCGTTGTTGCCCGCGTCGCGCCTGAACACAAAGTACGGCTTGTGCAGACTCTGAAGGAAAAAGGCGATATCGTTGCGATGACAGGAGACGGTGTCAACGATGCTCCGGCATTGAAGGCCGCAGACATCGGTGTTGCGATGGGAATTACCGGAACCGAGGTGTCAAAGGAGTCTGCCGAGATGATTCTGACCGACGACAACTTTGCCACAATTGTAACAGCTGTTCGTCAGGGGCGTGTTCTCTACGACAACATGCTGAAGTTCATCAGGTTCCAGATGGCGAACCTGATGGCCTACATTCTTCTGTTCCTGTTCGCCGCACTTTTTGTCGGCGCCTACACAGGAATTTTTGCGCCGGTCCAGACGCTTTTTATCAGCTACTTTGTTACGGTCCCTGTCGGCATAGCGCTGTGTTATGATACGGCATCGCCCGGCATTATGACGAAGAAGCCGCGACCGAAGAATGAGCGGATCATGTCAGGGTGGTTTACGGTGAGGATGATTCTCGTCGGTATTTACTGGGGGGCAGCACCTCTCGCCGGCTACATCTGGATTGAAGCTACCGGTGGAACGCCCGAACAGGCGATTGCGATGACGATGATTACGTTTATCCTGCTCCATATTCCGTTCACGGCAAACCTGCGGTTCCCGGACACGAGCATCTTCACCCGTGAGTTCCTGACGAACCGTGCCCTCTTCATCATGTTTCTGGTGGTGATTGCCTGGGCGGTGATTCTCACCGAGATCGGATTCATGCAGAGTCTGTTCGGCACTGCGGCGTTGGGCGAACAGGCATGGTTTGTTGCTATTATGATAGCAGTCATTGCTCTGTTTCTGGGCGAGGCAGGAAAGGCGATCGCGAGGAAAGTGTTGAAAAGATCTCCTGCCGGGGCTGCGGTTCCGGCATGA
- a CDS encoding serine protein kinase RIO yields the protein MKSTPKSRDHHHENQDRIEKLDRKLAELGVRIKDEDSRKVTDEVFDEVTLLALYKLVNKKIITSLGGSISTGKEANVFSASKKNETGEEIGAAVKIYRLRTGNFTTMSDYIIGDPRFSNIRRTHKDIIFAWTKKEYSNLSRTREAGIPCPEPYAFDRNILIMQFLGEGIIPYPQMRQLLPKTPEETYEDAIGIIRDLYQKARLVHGDLSEYNILTGPNGLIVIDMAQAVTPEHPKAYNFLFRDIKNINRFFAPKCKTIDEHELFRTIVGEEFFEI from the coding sequence ATGAAATCAACACCGAAATCACGAGATCACCACCACGAAAATCAGGATCGGATCGAAAAACTCGATCGGAAGCTTGCCGAGCTCGGCGTCCGCATCAAAGACGAAGACTCGCGCAAAGTTACCGACGAGGTTTTTGATGAGGTCACTCTTCTTGCCCTTTACAAACTGGTGAACAAAAAAATCATCACCTCGCTTGGCGGATCCATCTCCACCGGAAAAGAGGCGAATGTATTTTCTGCCAGCAAAAAGAACGAAACCGGAGAAGAAATCGGCGCAGCAGTCAAAATTTATCGTCTCCGGACCGGCAATTTCACCACCATGAGCGATTACATCATTGGCGACCCCAGATTTTCCAATATCCGGAGAACCCACAAAGACATCATCTTTGCATGGACCAAAAAGGAGTACAGCAACCTTTCCCGCACCCGGGAGGCAGGCATCCCCTGCCCGGAACCTTACGCATTTGATCGCAACATTCTGATCATGCAGTTCCTTGGAGAAGGTATTATTCCATACCCGCAGATGCGCCAGCTTCTGCCAAAAACTCCGGAAGAAACCTACGAAGACGCGATTGGCATCATTCGCGACCTGTACCAGAAAGCCCGCCTTGTGCATGGAGACCTCTCCGAGTACAACATCCTGACCGGACCAAACGGTCTCATCGTAATCGACATGGCCCAGGCCGTAACCCCGGAACATCCGAAAGCCTACAATTTCCTGTTCCGCGACATTAAGAACATCAACAGATTTTTTGCACCAAAATGCAAAACAATCGATGAACATGAACTCTTCCGCACCATAGTCGGAGAAGAATTTTTCGAGATATAA
- the cgi121 gene encoding KEOPS complex subunit Cgi121 → MKTNLEIYQAEAVVSDVASALTQVNAAAKVADAVIVLFDAGKIAGPNHIRSAVMHAERSFASGKPVARTLSMEILLYASGQRQCSLAPQFGLHPGQNFLYVAVLGGDFAKAKDLLLDLAVPKDHQMTATASVLMELFGITEEEIEVVGIERIEELVLERIAMMDAYK, encoded by the coding sequence ATGAAAACAAATTTAGAAATTTATCAGGCAGAGGCTGTGGTGAGTGATGTTGCATCCGCCCTCACACAGGTAAACGCTGCAGCGAAAGTCGCGGACGCCGTTATCGTACTGTTTGATGCTGGAAAAATTGCCGGACCAAATCATATCCGCTCTGCGGTGATGCATGCAGAGCGGTCGTTTGCCTCAGGAAAGCCGGTTGCACGAACATTATCGATGGAAATTTTGCTGTATGCGTCCGGCCAGCGGCAGTGTTCGCTTGCTCCGCAGTTTGGTCTGCATCCTGGGCAGAACTTTTTGTATGTTGCAGTGCTTGGCGGAGATTTCGCAAAGGCGAAGGATCTTCTTTTGGATCTTGCGGTGCCAAAAGATCATCAGATGACGGCAACTGCTTCAGTGCTGATGGAACTTTTCGGAATCACGGAGGAGGAGATCGAGGTTGTTGGTATCGAGCGGATCGAGGAGTTGGTGCTTGAGCGGATTGCGATGATGGATGCGTACAAGTAA
- a CDS encoding pyridoxamine 5'-phosphate oxidase family protein: MTNEAMEFMKNNPVLYLATVDESGNPKIRPFMFMLEKDGKPYFCTSNKKPMYAQMKNHPNVEITTASPEFAWIRISAKISFSNDLEIKKAVIASSPLVKGIYQTAENPDFAIFTLADATAVIADFSGNPPKTYRL; the protein is encoded by the coding sequence ATGACAAACGAAGCAATGGAATTTATGAAAAACAATCCGGTCCTCTATCTTGCAACTGTTGACGAATCCGGCAACCCGAAAATCAGACCGTTCATGTTCATGCTTGAGAAGGACGGAAAGCCCTACTTCTGCACCTCGAACAAAAAACCGATGTACGCACAGATGAAAAATCATCCAAACGTTGAGATAACAACAGCGTCCCCGGAGTTTGCCTGGATCAGAATCTCTGCAAAGATTTCGTTTTCAAACGATCTTGAGATCAAAAAAGCAGTTATTGCATCAAGCCCACTCGTCAAAGGCATCTATCAGACCGCCGAGAACCCGGATTTTGCAATCTTCACTCTTGCGGATGCAACCGCAGTCATCGCAGACTTCTCCGGCAACCCGCCAAAGACCTACCGTCTTTGA
- a CDS encoding phosphotransferase family protein produces the protein MKSTPDPQKFLEKYFSDYHFTAIEEINRGWSSDKKYLAESIRKEKYLLRITTSAKKLPYKIQEFAALKTLEKFELPIPKPVDLKVNEDGETVLMLLGWVPGRELEEAIHELSPEDQYRLGVRAGEILAQLHTIPAPLDIPRWDEWFSKKIDKRLAEYAACGIRLPNDEKILEYIRSNRHLIQNRPQCFQHGDYHIGNMVLDEQKNLGIIDFDRMDYGDPWEEFNRITWCANASKYFASGRIAGYFEGSVPENFWKLFLLYISVNMIGSVPWAIPFGDNEVATMMKTAQDVLLWFDNMNNPIPNWYCSEIPDFFIDNFSDGQKN, from the coding sequence ATGAAATCAACACCAGACCCACAAAAATTTCTGGAAAAATATTTTTCAGATTATCATTTCACCGCCATTGAAGAGATCAACAGAGGCTGGTCCTCAGACAAAAAATATCTCGCTGAATCCATCCGCAAAGAAAAATATCTTCTCCGCATAACAACGTCCGCAAAAAAACTGCCGTATAAAATACAGGAGTTTGCAGCACTCAAAACTCTTGAAAAATTTGAACTGCCGATTCCAAAACCAGTAGACCTCAAAGTTAACGAAGACGGAGAAACAGTTCTGATGCTTCTCGGCTGGGTGCCGGGCCGAGAACTGGAGGAGGCAATTCACGAACTTTCACCAGAAGATCAGTACAGGCTCGGCGTTCGGGCCGGAGAAATTCTTGCACAACTTCACACGATTCCTGCGCCTTTGGATATTCCTCGTTGGGATGAATGGTTCTCCAAAAAAATCGATAAACGTCTCGCGGAGTATGCTGCGTGCGGCATCCGACTGCCAAACGATGAAAAAATTCTTGAATACATCAGAAGCAACCGGCATCTAATCCAAAACCGTCCCCAGTGCTTCCAACACGGCGACTACCATATCGGGAACATGGTCTTGGACGAACAAAAAAATCTTGGTATCATCGACTTTGACCGGATGGACTACGGAGACCCCTGGGAAGAATTCAACAGAATCACCTGGTGTGCAAATGCAAGCAAATATTTCGCATCAGGGAGAATTGCCGGCTACTTTGAGGGATCTGTTCCAGAAAATTTCTGGAAACTCTTCCTTCTCTATATTAGTGTAAATATGATCGGATCCGTTCCCTGGGCAATCCCTTTCGGGGACAACGAGGTCGCAACGATGATGAAAACTGCACAGGATGTTCTTCTGTGGTTTGACAACATGAATAATCCGATACCAAATTGGTACTGCTCAGAAATACCGGACTTCTTCATCGATAATTTTTCGGACGGTCAGAAGAACTAA
- a CDS encoding KH domain-containing protein, with translation MTQELKIPNDRIGAIIGKHGETRKTLEKMLNVTLEVDSKDGIVVIENEEDALAEIRSMEVIKAIGRGFSPERARKLLEDDDMILDLIDISDDADTPQKLARVRGRIIGRDGKAREQIENMTGTFVSVYGKTIGIIGMPDQVNDAHTAVLMLISGSDHNAVFNFLDRKKKEAKMNVISYYY, from the coding sequence ATGACCCAGGAACTCAAGATCCCCAACGACCGTATCGGAGCAATCATCGGAAAGCATGGCGAGACCAGAAAAACTCTGGAAAAAATGCTGAACGTCACCCTCGAAGTGGACAGCAAAGACGGAATCGTTGTAATCGAAAACGAAGAGGACGCACTTGCCGAGATCAGATCAATGGAGGTCATCAAAGCAATCGGCCGAGGATTTTCTCCTGAGCGTGCGAGAAAACTTCTCGAAGACGATGACATGATTCTCGACTTAATCGACATCTCTGACGATGCCGACACGCCCCAGAAGCTTGCCCGCGTCCGCGGAAGAATCATCGGCCGCGACGGAAAGGCCCGCGAACAGATCGAGAACATGACCGGAACGTTCGTTTCAGTCTACGGAAAAACGATCGGCATCATCGGCATGCCGGACCAGGTCAACGATGCCCACACCGCAGTTCTCATGCTGATCAGCGGCTCGGATCACAACGCTGTCTTCAACTTCCTTGACCGCAAGAAGAAGGAAGCAAAGATGAATGTGATAAGCTACTACTATTGA
- a CDS encoding winged helix-turn-helix domain-containing protein, translating to MEDVLAAELREEIRSLRAELRRYITANSDNTAALEAFRKNSAEILIKVELEHAKKILEAQAENCPAKDKCLPQFSRTYETLLKSLKTGSISAEEMTKIRHEYENVQKLCSSENCTGCLTEADRLFAAQTKLLKSAGVYAGDSVAEQIQELSDDAVVAWIGEPLANVVRVKILKSLASEPKAFVDLSKLTGLRGGNLLFHLEKLTASGMILQKGERKDYAITSRGRELLHAAATLIEKIG from the coding sequence ATGGAAGACGTTTTGGCTGCCGAACTTCGCGAAGAGATCAGATCGCTCAGAGCCGAACTTCGCAGATACATTACAGCAAATTCTGACAACACCGCAGCACTGGAAGCGTTTCGGAAAAATTCTGCTGAGATACTAATCAAGGTTGAACTTGAGCATGCGAAAAAAATTCTTGAGGCCCAGGCGGAAAACTGTCCTGCAAAAGATAAATGTCTGCCCCAGTTTTCCAGAACTTATGAAACACTTCTGAAAAGTCTGAAGACCGGCTCGATCTCTGCTGAAGAGATGACAAAGATCCGCCACGAGTACGAAAATGTCCAGAAGCTGTGCAGCAGCGAAAACTGTACCGGCTGCCTTACAGAAGCAGACAGACTGTTTGCAGCCCAGACAAAACTGCTGAAAAGTGCCGGCGTGTATGCAGGAGACAGTGTCGCCGAACAGATTCAGGAGCTGTCCGATGACGCAGTCGTTGCATGGATTGGTGAGCCGCTCGCAAATGTCGTCCGCGTAAAAATTCTCAAGTCCCTTGCAAGCGAGCCGAAAGCCTTTGTTGATCTTTCAAAGCTCACCGGACTTCGCGGAGGAAATCTGCTGTTTCATCTGGAGAAGCTGACAGCATCCGGCATGATCCTGCAGAAGGGAGAACGTAAGGATTACGCGATCACGTCAAGGGGACGGGAACTGCTGCATGCGGCAGCTACTCTCATCGAGAAAATCGGATAA